One Cystobacter ferrugineus genomic window, AGGCGAGGCTGGAACCACGGCCCTTCACCCTGCCGACGAAGCGGGGGCCGGTGGACGTGTTGCTGTACGAATCCCCCGGAGCGAAGGCGGGGGTCCTGCTGGCGGGAGGCGTGGGCGGCGGCTTCGATACGCCAGCCCTCGGGCTGTATCCGCGGCTGGGCGAGGAGTTGCGCAAGCAGGGCCTGTCCACGCTGCGGTTGAAGTACCGCCATCCGACCGAGTTGACGGAGTCGGTGCAGGACGTGCTCGCGGGGGTGGACTTCCTGGTGGAGCGCGGGCTGGAGCGGATCGGCCTGGTGGGGCACTCGTTCGGTGGGGCGGTGATGATCCGAGCCGGGGTGCGCTCTTCCTCGGTGAAGACGGTGGTGGGGCTCGCGTCGCAGAGCTACGGGACGGAGCCAGTGCCGGAGCTGCATCCGCGCTCGCTGCTGCTCGTGCACGGCACGTCGGACGCGGTGCTCCCGCCGCGCTGCTCGCAGTCCATCCATGAGCGGGCGCGGGGACACAAGGAGTTGGAGCTCATCTCGGGAGCCGGGCACGTGCTGAACGAAGCCGCCGAGCCCGTCTTCACCCGCGTGCGGGACTGGCTGGTGCACGAGCTCCGGGGGTGAGTTCGCCTCGTTGGAGAACGACCGGGAGGGGATGCTCCAAGCACCCGCCTCCCCGGACACGGACCGTCAGCTACTCCTGTCGCTGCCCGCGCTGTCCTTACTCCCAGCCTCGGAGGGACCACTGTACTCGCGCTGACGGCCCTCGGCGTTGCTGGGCGCGGACTCCTTCTCGGACTTGCCGAAGACCTCCTTGCGCGTCTCTTCGCTCATCTTGGCGTCCCCACGCATCGTGGGGTTTTCCTCTCGGGGCTTGCGAGGCATGTCGTACGTCCTCCATCGCGATGGGGTTGTGGGCTTCGTGACTCAAGATCAGGTGGTCCCCGAGAGACGGCAAGCCGGGTCGGCGCATGGAGAGCGGACAGAGAGGCAGACGCCCATCGCCTACGCATCCATGCGAGCCTGGGTGAAGTCGAGCACGGCCCAGGCGAGGGAGCAGGACCGGGTGTTGGGTGCGTCGTGACCGCCGGGCCCCAACCACCACCCGGCGCACGCGCCACGCTCGCCGCCGAGCGGACTGGAAGGCAAGCGCCGCCCCCGCGAGGAACAACCCCACCGGTCCGGCGAGAACGAAAGGCCCGTCGGTCTTCGCGAGCAATCGCCGGTTCATCCGCTCAACGTGCGCCGGGGAAGGAGCCCCGACAAGCCGAGGCCCCCGGGACAGCCGCCCTGTCTGGCGGTCAGACGTCAGGGCCCTGGAGCCGCCCGGGTCCCGGCCCACACCGTCCGCCGTGCGGATGGCCACACTCCTCCCAGACCCACGCGAACGGAGGTCAGGACATGGAACGGGAGTGGAACGAGCGCCTGTCATTACCGCGAAGCGTCGCATCTCGCCCGTGTACCTGTTGGACGCGGCGGTCGAGGCGGCGCTCCTCGCCGGATGGGCGGTGGCGGAGGCCCGCGGGCGGCATACAGTGAGCGAATGATCGACGAACTGGTGAGGACCCTGGGACTCGCACCCCACCCGGAGGGAGGCTTCTTCCGGGAGACGTGGCGCTCGGCG contains:
- a CDS encoding alpha/beta hydrolase, translated to MTDSETPGEQARLEPRPFTLPTKRGPVDVLLYESPGAKAGVLLAGGVGGGFDTPALGLYPRLGEELRKQGLSTLRLKYRHPTELTESVQDVLAGVDFLVERGLERIGLVGHSFGGAVMIRAGVRSSSVKTVVGLASQSYGTEPVPELHPRSLLLVHGTSDAVLPPRCSQSIHERARGHKELELISGAGHVLNEAAEPVFTRVRDWLVHELRG